In Toxotes jaculatrix isolate fToxJac2 chromosome 20, fToxJac2.pri, whole genome shotgun sequence, the following proteins share a genomic window:
- the anxa13 gene encoding annexin A13, protein MGNCQPTIVPYEEFDVVADIKAIRKACKGLGTDEQAIIDILANRSSAQRQEIKQAYFDKYDDELVDVLKSELSGNFEKAILAMLDPPVIYAVKELRKAMKGPGTDEDVLVEMLCTATNADIAMFKECYFQVHERDLEADIEGDTSGDVRNLLTALLEGNRDESYEVDEELAEQDATALFEAGEGRFGTDESTFSYILATRNYLQLQATFKIYEQLSGTEILDAIENETSGTLKKCYIALVRVAKNPQLYFARRLNKAMKGAGTDEDTLIRIIVCRSEYDLETIKDMYLEKYDVSLKDALKDECSGDFKRLLLAICH, encoded by the exons ATGGGCAACTGTCAA ccCACAATTGTGCCCTATGAGGAGTTTGATGTCGTAGCTGACATCAAGGCTATCCGCAAAGCCTGCAAAGGCCTTG gaaCTGATGAGCAGGCCATTATCGACATCCTGGCAAACCGCAGTTCAGCTCAGCGTCAGGAAATTAAACAGGCCTATTTTGACAAGTATGATGAT GAGTTGGTGGACGTGTTGAAGAGTGAGCTGTCTGGAAACTTTGAGAAGGCCATCCTCGCCATGCTGGACCCGCCCGTCATCTACGCTGTCAAGGAGCTGAGGAAGGCCATGAAGGGACCGGGCACTGATGAAGACGTCCTGGTGGAAATGCTCTGCACCGCCACCAATGCT GACATTGCCATGTTCAAGGAATGCTACTTTCAGG tgcatGAACGTGATCTGGAAGCAGATATCGAGGGAGATACAAGTGGGGATGTTAGAAACCTCCTCACAGCTCTTTTGGAG GGCAACAGAGATGAGAGCTATGAGGTGGACGAGGAGCTGGCTGAACAAGATGCTACTGCCCTGTTTGAGGCTGGTGAGGGTCGCTTTGGGACAGATGAGTCCACCTTCAGCTACATTCTGGCCACCAGAAATTACCTGCAGCTCCAGGCTACCTTCAAGATATATGAGCAG CTCTCTGGAACTGAAATCCTGGATGCCATTGAGAATGAGACTTCTGGGACACTGAAAAAATGCTACATTGCTCTGG TGAGAGTTGCTAAGAACCCTCAGCTCTACTTTGCCAGGCGTCTGAACAAGGCCATGAAAGGAGCGGGCACTGATGAGGACACCCTTATACGCATCATTGTGTGTCGCTCTGAG TATGATTTGGAGACCATCAAAGACATGTACCTGGAGAAGTATGATGTGTCTCTGAAGGACGCCCTGAAGGACGAGTGCAGCGGCGACTTTAAACGTCTCCTCCTGGCTATCTGCCACTGA